CTTTTCATCATATTCAATCTCAAAATCCTGCAATAGCTTTTTATATTCTGTTATAAAATCAAACCGTTTATGATGTTCCTGCTGATTTTTAATGTAATTAATAACGATATCTTTATGTTCCCATGAAACAGTAAACGCTCCATAATCAACTTGCCATCCATCGAAGTGAGAACATAAGCTCTCTTCTTTAAGCCAGGAATTAGAAGATACTTTGATAGATTTAATAAGGTCAGCAAGTTTCAGAGAAGGATGCAAAGTACATAAGATGTGAAGATGATCCTCCATAATGTTTATTTGGTATAGATGACAGTCTTTATTCTTAAAAATACCCCAGATATATTTTAGAATTTTTTCTCTGTATTGCATTTCAAGAGTTGGTTTATGACCTTTAGTACAAAATACTATATGATAAAGGATTTTAGTGTAAGTTGACATCATTCCTCCGTATAACCCTTCCAGGGTTACTAATTTTTCTCTCCTTGCACCATGGGTTTCGCCCATGGCTATTATAGTTACACCCTTTCAGGGTACTATTCTTCCTTTAGCATTATTTCATTTATTAACTGACCAAATTATATAATATATTACACTTTTGACAAGTATAATTATGAAAATGGATGATAAAAATACTTTTCATCTAATAATCCCATTAATCCTGATTCCGACATAAAAAAAACCACCGTTAGGTGGCTTTTATTATGGTGGCAAGACCCAGACTTGAACTGGGGACACAAGGCTTTTCAGGCCTCTGCTCTACCAACTGAGCTATCTCGCCATTAAATTCAAAGTGAAATGAAATAAATTTAGCAGGACTTATTCTGTCAAGGTAAAATTGAATTATTCAGCTTTAACCAGGCTTCTTCTTTCTGGTAAACCTGCCAGTATAGCTCCAACAAGCATCAAGAGGCACCCGATCAGAGACTGAGTAGACATCATTTCGTGCAGGATCAGATAACCCCCAATTACGGCAAAAGCACCTTCCAGACTAAGAATTACAGCACAATCTGCAGCAGGTGCACGTCTCTGAGCAAAGAATTGCAATGTATAGGCGATTCCTACGGAGATAAGACCACCATATAATATTGGGATTATCGCTTGTGACAATCCGGCGGTTTCTGCATTTTCTATTACTCCCCATCCAGCAAGGCTAAGCAATCCACAAACTGCAAACTGCAGGAAAGCTAATTTAAATGGAGCAAATAACCGGGTATAAATACCCACCATACGCACATGCAGGGCAAAGATGATGGCACACAACAACAGAAGACTATCACCCAGAGCAATATCTATTCTGCCATGAATACTTAATAGATATAAACCACCTACAGCAATAGCAATCCCCATCCAGGTTCTCAAACTGGCATTATCCCCGGAAAAAGCTCCCAATATCGGCACAAAAATCATATATAATCCAGTAATAAATCCAGCTTTGCCGGCAGTAGTATAGATGATACCTATCTGTTGTAAAGTGGCTGCCAGAAATAATACAATACCCAGTAAAATACCAGCCTGTAATTCCTTCTTACTGAATCTAAGACCGCTGAAAGGTAAAATTACAAGTGCACCTAAGATAAATCTGAATCCATTAAAAAGGAATGGACCAACATATTTCATGCCCTGGCGTTGCGCCACAAAGGCAAACCCCCATAATATGGCGGCAGTAAGCAGCATCAGATCGGATTTTAATTTCTCTGAAATCTTGATTTGTATCTCCTATGGCAAATTATAGTATTAAATAACTTTTGGTGTATAGAGGGTATAGATACCCCCAGCAATAATCTGAGAAACCTCTTTTTCATTATAACCCAGGATTTTAACTCCTATTTCAACCAGCAATTGTAATTCAGCTTTATTGATATCACTGTCAGCAAATGCCATTTCCAGGAGATAACCCATTAAAGCATCACGTTCAGAAGGATTAGCTTTGAGTATGCTTGCTACTGACTGGATAAATATTTTCTGAACATTTTTTTCTTTGATCATCTTTTCCAAATACTCTCGTGGATAAAGAGTATACTTAGAGATATTGCTGACAATTTTTTCAAATTCATCTATAGATAATTCTTCATCACATCCGCTTATGATCAATCCTCCAGTAGCCATAAAGACCATCCGGTCATGATTAAGACCTTCTGCCAGAGCAGAGTGTTCTGAGACTAGCTTCACAATATTTTTCTCCAGAGTTTTATTCAGCTTTATAGCCTTTCCAGCAGTGCTGTCAGCAAACATCTTTGACTTGGAAAACAGCTGCAAAGCTTTTACTCTAACAGGATTAATTGGATGGGTACTTTGATCAAATGCCTGCTCACCTTTTAATTCTTTAAGTAGTTCATCATTTTTCTTGATATAAGATTTGATATCAATCCCTAATTCATGCCAGTCCAAACCTGATGTAAGTTTAAAAAAACTGCTAACTGCAGGCTCAAGATCCCTGCAGGCAAGCAATCCAAAACGATCAGCACTAAGTTCTGAAAGCCTTTGCCAATACATTATGCGATTATGATAATAAATAGGGATACTCTTATTTTCATTGAAAATAAATTGAATAACTTCCTGTATTGAGCGATTCCCGGTCCACAAGTGACCAATTTCATGACCGACAATAAAAAGCAGCTCTTCCTTTGTAAAATTCTTTATAATAGCAGAATTAATGGCAATAATATGTGGATGCTCTGGACCATCTGATTCAATACAAAAAGCATTATATTCAGGTGAGTTCATCACATAAAACTCTATCTGGGAATTATAACCGGTACGCTTCCGGGCTTCCTGACATATTTCCCATACATCCTGGCAAAAATCTTCAGCAACTTTGAAATAAATTCCATTGAACATATTAGTGAGTGACTCTCTCTTATCAACCTGAGCAGCCTTTAATAGGTCGTTGATCATTTCTACGTGCAGGTTCTTTTTAATTTCTTCTGTAAATTTCCTTTCCATTTCGATTCGCAGTAATGTATAATCCATGCCAACTCCTTAAATTTTTATGTTTTGCCTAGATTTCAATTCTGAAACAAATGCCTGAGGGAGAGTTTTTTACTGACAGTTTGCCTTTCATGTTATTCTCAATAATTACTTTGGACATAGCTAAACCCCTTTATATTGTATTAATATTTATGTTCAAAAAAAGAGTCAAGATAAATTGGATTTAAATGTTTATTAATTGACAGGATACAGATATATTTCTTAATTTTGTTGGAGGTTATTATGAAATGGTTAAGCTTATTATTAATCGTTGTATTATTTGCTGGTTGTGCTCATCCACCCTTTACAGTAGTTCCAGAAAAAAACCGTGGAAATGAGCGACCCCTGGTTTATGACAGTTCTGAAATTCCCACATTGTTCAGCACTGAAGATGAAACCCTTGAAATGAATGTAGCCCTTCACAGTCGCGAGTTTCCCAATGGGATATTATGGTCATTATCCCTGGAAGCCCCTCTTGATAAAGTATTACCATTAAGAATGTTCGCCTATCAGGATGGAAATACATATGAATTGATCAGATTACAGAGTGACCAGAATTATCCTAATCTTGCTTTTTATGTTTTACCACCAAACTTTATTAAGAATTGCAGATTTTCAGATGAATTGACCTTAAGCGTAAAAATTGCAGATAAGGAATGGATTAAAGTTAGTGATGAAGCTTATGTGGAAAATTTTGGAATGTTTTACAGCTTCGTTACTATTGATATCAAAAGGAATACTTCAATATTATATATTCATTAATTCTGATGCTGTCATCTTAAAATAATTAGGGTGAATGAAGTTCACTCCATTCACCCCTTTTTTATTTCTTCATTAAACTTGTTTTAGTATCTCAAGTCTCTTTTCATGTATGCCTGGTGTATAAGGCTTATGCTCACAACACTTACAAGATTCCTCAGCAAGTAATTCAGCCAGTGATTTATCGGAGACAGAGCCTTGCTCTAACTTGATGTTATTATTGAAGAATTCCGCATCGTGTTCCGGGGCAATCAAATCAGCATCAGCAAAAACGT
This window of the Candidatus Stygibacter australis genome carries:
- the tnpA gene encoding IS200/IS605 family transposase, whose product is MMSTYTKILYHIVFCTKGHKPTLEMQYREKILKYIWGIFKNKDCHLYQINIMEDHLHILCTLHPSLKLADLIKSIKVSSNSWLKEESLCSHFDGWQVDYGAFTVSWEHKDIVINYIKNQQEHHKRFDFITEYKKLLQDFEIEYDEKYFP
- a CDS encoding DMT family transporter translates to MLLTAAILWGFAFVAQRQGMKYVGPFLFNGFRFILGALVILPFSGLRFSKKELQAGILLGIVLFLAATLQQIGIIYTTAGKAGFITGLYMIFVPILGAFSGDNASLRTWMGIAIAVGGLYLLSIHGRIDIALGDSLLLLCAIIFALHVRMVGIYTRLFAPFKLAFLQFAVCGLLSLAGWGVIENAETAGLSQAIIPILYGGLISVGIAYTLQFFAQRRAPAADCAVILSLEGAFAVIGGYLILHEMMSTQSLIGCLLMLVGAILAGLPERRSLVKAE
- a CDS encoding M48 family metallopeptidase yields the protein MDYTLLRIEMERKFTEEIKKNLHVEMINDLLKAAQVDKRESLTNMFNGIYFKVAEDFCQDVWEICQEARKRTGYNSQIEFYVMNSPEYNAFCIESDGPEHPHIIAINSAIIKNFTKEELLFIVGHEIGHLWTGNRSIQEVIQFIFNENKSIPIYYHNRIMYWQRLSELSADRFGLLACRDLEPAVSSFFKLTSGLDWHELGIDIKSYIKKNDELLKELKGEQAFDQSTHPINPVRVKALQLFSKSKMFADSTAGKAIKLNKTLEKNIVKLVSEHSALAEGLNHDRMVFMATGGLIISGCDEELSIDEFEKIVSNISKYTLYPREYLEKMIKEKNVQKIFIQSVASILKANPSERDALMGYLLEMAFADSDINKAELQLLVEIGVKILGYNEKEVSQIIAGGIYTLYTPKVI